AAAAAGAGAAGTAAATACAAATCACCGGCATATAACCCGAAAGCGGCAATCATAACACACAATAAATTGAAGGCATTATTAACCCAATAACCATAATATGAATCCGCTGCGAAACCGGGTACTTCGCAAAGCAATATCAGATGACGTTCGCCCTTAAGTATATACATCACAATGGGTGTGGATAAAATTAGCATGGCTGTGATAGAGTAAACTATTGCGCATGCAAATAGAATTTTCTTCATATTCTTATTCCATTCGAGTAACTTCTGCTCATACTCTCTTCCCATCTGTTGATATTTCTCATAAATTTGTCCGATATCCGTAGCTAATTTTCGATACAGTTTTGGATACAAAAGTGCTGACATCAATTTCACCGCTCCTTGTGTGGTGCAGCTCACCGGTGAAAAGACATCAAGCAGCACCGTCAAATCTGTCAGAATATATTTTGCAATCATATTTATCGCACAGAGGTAATAAGCGATTATTGCGACaataacaatatatgtatttaaattgattttataatcCTCGGCGGTAATATCTACACCGATGGTTCGAGAACAAAAACGTATAACCGAAAGTAGTTTATAGTACATATCCGACGGCCGTTTTTGGGTTTTCATCTTTTTGAAGGAACTAAACTGCTAATATGGGTCCGGTTAGTATTTCGATACCTTCCACTCACTGAAGCcaaaaaagtattataaatcTGAGTGTCAATTTAAGTTAAACTTTTGTTTGGTCACACTCTCACGGTTGTCTTTTTGCGACGTGTTAATAGTGTTATTTGTACTAAATGAtagcattatttatttataaacataatttgttgcaattaaaatgtaaaagctTCATCTGTAAATGGTCACTTTTAACTTATAGCCTTTTTcttgtaaaatatattgtttaagTTCTTGATTTTACCAAATCTGGTTGGTGTAGATCAGTGGTCGgaatttcatagcaaaattttgcaaactaacttcacacgtacgcttacgctctatcgttcagtcgttgtcgagccagcaacgaatcaACATCGTGCTTGACTGTTGCGCTTTGTTTCTTAAATGCAAAGATGCCTTGCGAGACATACTTTATGCTTGAGAATGCATTTGGTGAAATGCTATGCATTTTGTGTTTTAAGACATGAAAAACATTTGGATGAATCATTTTATCCtcatgtaaaaagaatttcttATTTGTGTTTATCACTTTATCCTTCGACATATTTTTGCGAGCAAATTTTTTCCGACTTAAAGTTCGTTTGCTCAAAGCAATGCAACAAACTGACCTCAGCGCATTTAAAATACATTCTTTTAATAAGAAACTgccctaaaaatattattattgataattttttcacagaAATATCATAacgtgtacatatattttcggAATTTGAAGCAggcaaatgcaaattatttttgtaatttttattatatttttatgtatgtaactatgtatgttACATAACATTCATAAATccaaatgaatttttgaatgttttatttaagtttgtaTCTATGCACGTATGTACATTGTATATGCAATACCTTCTTTTATGTTCTCATTGAAACGCAATaagtgataacttttttttcaattcacgcAATTTCCGACTGGGCTGCTCATGCGGAGCAGTTCGCttgtgctcaccaacacagtcaCAGTTTAACTTTTGCCGACCACTGATCTATAAAGAGATCATATTACATATTAGGTAAGAATTGTTACGAAGCTTATGAAATTGATTGCGATTTCGTTGCAAAATCAACTTTCGCTACATGTACGATGACTGGAAAGGTTGTTTTAAAGGCAATTTCATAGAACACTTGTCAAAGCAGCAAGCAAAGGCATATGAGCCAAACTTAAAGAGGCGTCCATGATCCaggactcgtcacctgtgattacgttattcaaaattGGGGgccactttcacacatgttcaaattttcttagcacacttccactcgccgccaTTTCTGGTCGTccgtgagcacttttgggacaatcttcgcgcacacctagcgcatgttcaagtgctccgtcacaatgtcatgaaccacagatattgataaatttaaatgtattgtTGAGTTTTGAGTGAacgatatctaaatttttcacTTGCATATGAAACTGTCTCCCGCCAGCTTAATTATACCCCTTCACAGTGAACAACTTTAGATCCCGGTGGTTTCTCACATAGAATAGGGCTCCCCCACTATGGTAcgcagaactttattttgaaaagcttgaattaatttcaaatttgaattcgttgctgatttaaatttaatacgTCCAGAACGGCCTAAGTATTACCATATAAATTAGCAACTTATTCTTCAGACTGAGGAGGGATTTTGGTCTATGGAGCCAGTATAGTTGCGCCATATTTAATGTTAGgtcaattctttttatttttacgtttcCAATTTTAATCCTCAAATATTTTGCGCATTGTGTGAGTTATTGAGCATGTAAAGCCACTTGTGGGCAATTTCTATGCTTGTTGGTATATACTTGTACTACTTGTACTGACTTTTGGTATTGATGCTAAAATGTTCCATTTGGTGTGCCACAGGCATTCAATTGCATCTGCAGTGTTCTGGAAGCAGTCTTAGGGTGGCCACTTGATACTAACAGTGCAGTATCTCAACATAAATTTCCGTCACTGTGGAATGAAATGACGAAGTCTAAGCATTCCATTTAAAAGCTTGACAATCACGCTGATTACACTTTAAGTGCAAACGCATGAATTCTGTCAAGCAACATCTATTTCAGCTATCGGAAATTCCATTTGACAAACAACATCCAAAAAATTGCTGACTGCCGCATTGCTCGATCCATCACTAAACTCGTTAGGAGTAAATGTCATTTGGGGGTGTGTAGCAAACACTTCGGCAAACACCAATGGCCTCTTCTAAAATTGGTGGGGATTTAGATATCAGCCGATtgttttgtcaaaaatattccactcaaacaacaaatgaaaatacaaagaaGAACGAAGACAGCTGTTATTTCATTGATTCACTGATTTCGGTAGCTAAAATTCCTTCGTTAAACTACATGTCCATCACAACTAAACTGTAGTTAAAGCGTGTAGTATAAAAATACGCGAGTGTATAATTTTCTTCGATAACGTCTACATCAAATAGCTGGTGCTTAGGCGACTTCTTTTGATCAATTTACAAGAGTTGTTTGAAGGACGCATTTTAGTTTGCATTTTTCAATGGAATTTTGAAAGTGAAATATCTGCGACGTCCAATATTCTTGAAATAAAAGTCTTTACGGAATAATATCCTTGAAATCAAACTAGACTAGCACTGCATTGGTCACATTCCTATGTCTGTATTTCAGCATTTTTCGACATGCTTATAGAGTCATTAACACTTCATAGTTGCAAATTAACTGCAAAGAACGTTTATTAATTACGGGTTTATAAGCAAATTGTAGAGACAAGTATTGTTTGTAAATGAGGGTATATGACAATGGAGCTTCTCAGGTACTTTCACTGTCCAATTGAGGTACTTTGATAAAGCTTACGCCTGAAAGCGCTAGCAAAtatggaaccagcattaattAAGGTTATGCACACGATATCGTTTAGAGATCTTTCTTTTATccctttcttttatatatagagGCTTTTCTAGTTCATCAGCAACTGATTTTGTAAGCCGAAATGAGTCGCTTTTGTAATGTAGAAGTGTA
The sequence above is drawn from the Bactrocera tryoni isolate S06 chromosome 1, CSIRO_BtryS06_freeze2, whole genome shotgun sequence genome and encodes:
- the LOC120781757 gene encoding odorant receptor 67d-like codes for the protein MKTQKRPSDMYYKLLSVIRFCSRTIGVDITAEDYKINLNTYIVIVAIIAYYLCAINMIAKYILTDLTVLLDVFSPVSCTTQGAVKLMSALLYPKLYRKLATDIGQIYEKYQQMGREYEQKLLEWNKNMKKILFACAIVYSITAMLILSTPIVMYILKGERHLILLCEVPGFAADSYYGYWVNNAFNLLCVMIAAFGLYAGDLYLLLFLTHSIFFYDILVLKINDLHKLLEDEDKEDRQTKIVNDIVEWHQHYLEFNDTCNLLFFWTISAHIICTTTGILSTLLIIMLKDWPGAYTYLFVCFLWLYMYCILGTRVEICNDQFCTGVYDINWYALDVRNQNTIRLMLMQSQAPRNITIAGVEPLSVSTALKITRTIYSLVMMVLRFQNK